Proteins from a single region of Pseudopedobacter saltans DSM 12145:
- the corA gene encoding magnesium/cobalt transporter CorA has protein sequence MLRIYYKKNTRLAKETDIDLLREIPIESLIWVDLQNPTIEEKVTIETYFDIKYSSEEETQEIESSSRFSELDNEIIINSSFLSVRQHGFEYCPVSMILEKGILFTYRDDDIKTFSESVKKIKSNPTSYTNGYQILCTLLEICIDQDADLIENIAKEISELNKILKATNEKVDEQDLLKISSLQNDNMLLRENIIDKQRMVSALLKSNSFPYDKIDLLRIMIKDISSLLEHNKFAFERLEFLQDTFMGLINIEQNRIIKIFTVATVAFMPPTLIASIYGMNFTNMPELNWKYGYGTAILLMLISSFGTIIYFKKKKWL, from the coding sequence ATGCTTAGAATCTACTACAAAAAAAACACGCGCTTAGCCAAAGAAACAGACATAGATCTTTTAAGGGAAATACCTATTGAAAGTCTGATTTGGGTAGATCTGCAGAATCCTACGATTGAGGAAAAAGTGACTATAGAGACTTATTTCGACATCAAATACTCGTCTGAAGAAGAAACGCAGGAAATTGAAAGCTCGTCGCGTTTCAGTGAACTTGACAATGAAATCATCATCAATTCTAGTTTTTTGTCAGTCAGACAGCATGGCTTCGAGTATTGCCCGGTATCTATGATTTTGGAGAAAGGAATCCTATTTACCTACAGAGATGATGATATCAAAACCTTTAGTGAGTCGGTAAAGAAAATAAAATCCAACCCGACCTCTTATACCAACGGTTACCAGATATTATGTACTTTACTCGAAATTTGTATCGATCAGGATGCGGACCTTATAGAAAATATTGCCAAGGAAATTTCTGAGCTTAACAAAATATTAAAGGCGACCAACGAAAAAGTAGATGAGCAGGATTTATTGAAAATATCTTCCCTTCAAAATGACAACATGTTATTGCGGGAAAATATTATAGATAAGCAAAGGATGGTCTCTGCCCTGCTTAAATCTAATTCCTTTCCCTATGATAAGATTGATCTGTTAAGAATTATGATTAAGGATATCAGCTCCCTTTTAGAACATAATAAATTTGCCTTCGAACGTCTCGAATTCCTTCAGGACACCTTCATGGGTTTGATCAATATTGAACAGAACAGAATCATTAAGATCTTCACAGTTGCTACAGTTGCATTTATGCCACCAACATTAATTGCGAGCATTTACGGCATGAACTTTACGAATATGCCTGAATTAAATTGGAAGTATGGCTATGGCACCGCAATTTTGTTAATGTTGATTTCATCTTTTGGAACCATAATTTACTTCAAAAAGAAGAAATGGCTGTAG
- a CDS encoding porin, translating to MNKRIAIFFLTFATIFFSHAAFSETADSLKQNSLGNRKWFEVISLRGYGQVRYNRLLETNEKLGCDQCDKSWGNDGGLFIRRLRLVFYGWVNERIYFYVQPDFASSSGSTLNYLQLRDAFVDLGIDKENIFRVRIGQSKVPYGFENAQSSQNRLTIDRADGTNSAFVNERDLGVFIYWTPKIVQERFETISTLKLKGSGNFGMAGFGFFNGQGANKADLNKKQHIVGRFTYPLLFGKQFIEPGIQAYTGDFTMPSDLLSNGVKTNLDKTYKDERIGATLVIYPQPIGIQAEYNIGKGPQYNKQTDSIEVRNLKGGYITLNAKANIGKDLIYPYFKYNYYDGGKKFEKDARSYLVKEFETGIEWQPNKFLELVVAYTISDRTYEDFVLRNNRQKGNLLRIQAQFNF from the coding sequence ATGAATAAAAGAATCGCGATTTTTTTCTTAACATTTGCTACGATATTCTTTTCCCATGCTGCTTTTTCGGAAACAGCAGATTCTTTAAAACAAAATAGTTTGGGAAACCGTAAATGGTTTGAAGTTATTTCTTTGAGAGGTTATGGACAAGTTCGCTATAACAGATTGTTGGAAACTAATGAAAAATTAGGCTGCGATCAGTGCGACAAATCCTGGGGAAATGACGGAGGTCTTTTCATTCGACGACTAAGATTAGTTTTTTATGGATGGGTAAATGAACGTATCTACTTCTACGTTCAACCGGATTTCGCCAGTTCCTCTGGCTCTACCTTAAACTATCTGCAACTTAGAGATGCGTTTGTAGATTTGGGTATAGATAAAGAAAACATATTCAGAGTAAGAATAGGACAAAGTAAAGTCCCTTATGGTTTTGAAAACGCGCAGTCGAGCCAGAACAGATTGACAATAGACAGAGCTGACGGCACAAACAGTGCTTTTGTAAACGAAAGAGATTTAGGCGTTTTTATTTACTGGACTCCTAAAATCGTTCAGGAAAGATTCGAAACCATCAGTACACTTAAATTAAAAGGCTCTGGGAATTTCGGTATGGCAGGATTTGGTTTCTTCAACGGACAGGGAGCAAACAAGGCCGACCTTAATAAAAAGCAGCATATCGTAGGCCGTTTCACCTATCCCCTGCTTTTCGGCAAACAATTTATAGAGCCAGGAATACAGGCTTATACAGGAGATTTCACTATGCCTTCTGATTTATTAAGCAATGGGGTAAAAACCAATTTAGACAAGACCTACAAAGACGAAAGAATTGGGGCAACTCTGGTAATTTACCCTCAACCAATAGGTATCCAGGCAGAATACAATATTGGTAAAGGCCCACAATACAACAAACAAACAGATTCTATAGAAGTAAGAAATCTAAAAGGCGGTTATATTACTTTAAATGCCAAAGCCAATATTGGTAAGGACTTAATTTATCCTTACTTCAAGTATAATTATTACGATGGAGGTAAGAAATTTGAAAAGGATGCAAGAAGCTATTTAGTAAAAGAATTTGAGACGGGGATAGAATGGCAACCTAACAAGTTTTTAGAACTGGTTGTAGCTTACACCATTTCAGATCGCACTTACGAAGATTTTGTTTTAAGAAATAACCGACAAAAAGGAAATTTACTGCGTATCCAAGCACAATTTAATTTCTAG
- a CDS encoding ATP-dependent Clp protease ATP-binding subunit — protein sequence MEAKFSPRVKDVISYSREEALRLGHDYIGTEHLLLGLIREGDGVAIKILKSLGVDTTKLRKAVEDAVKGTSGITVNLGNIPLTKQAEKVLKITYLEAKIFKSDVIGTEHLLLSILREEDNIASQILAQFDLNYEVIKSEVELNKGNFRDEPSNSTASGDDEYREEESFSQPKKVSDIKSKTPVLDNFGRDLTKMAEDGKLDPIVGREKEIERVSQILSRRKKNNPILIGEPGVGKSAIAEGLALRIVQRKVSRVLFNKRVVTLDLASLVAGTKYRGQFEERMKAVMNELEKSPDVILFIDEIHTIVGAGGASGSLDASNMFKPALARGEIQCIGATTLDEYRQFIEKDGALDRRFQKVMIEPATPDETVEILNRIKDKYEEHHGVNYTDEAIQACVNLTTRYITDRFLPDKAIDALDEAGSRVHLTNIHVPQNIIEIEQKIEDVKVEKNKVVRSQKYEEAAKLRDTEKNLIEELEKAKSDWEAETKSKRYTVTEDNVAEVVSMMTGIPLQKVGQTDSQKLLGMFDKINEKIIGQDEAIKKLSKAIQRTRAGLKDPKKPIGSFIFLGPTGVGKTELAKELARFMFDADDALIQIDMSEYMEKFAVSRLVGAPPGYVGYEEGGQLTEKVRRKPYAVVLLDEIEKAHPDVFNILLQVLDEGQLTDSLGRKVDFRNTIIIMTSNIGARQLKEFGQGVGFATSARTSQAEDHNKTVIETALKRAFAPEFLNRIDDVIVFNSLEKEEIFKIIDIELKALFGRVQGLGYKVNLTEAAKEYIAEKGFDSSFGARPLKRAIQKFLEDPIAEEILKGELNEGDSIEVDYDKSKDEIKVSSKAAKKNKKKEEEKESGE from the coding sequence ATGGAAGCTAAATTTTCGCCCAGAGTAAAAGACGTGATTTCCTACAGTCGAGAAGAAGCTTTAAGATTGGGTCACGATTATATTGGTACTGAACACTTGTTACTTGGATTGATCAGAGAAGGAGATGGTGTAGCGATAAAGATTTTAAAATCTTTGGGTGTTGATACTACAAAGCTTAGAAAAGCAGTAGAAGATGCTGTTAAAGGCACTTCTGGTATTACCGTTAATTTGGGTAATATTCCGTTGACTAAACAAGCCGAAAAAGTATTGAAGATAACCTATTTAGAAGCAAAAATCTTTAAAAGTGATGTGATAGGTACAGAGCATTTATTGCTTTCTATCCTGCGAGAAGAAGATAATATTGCTTCGCAGATATTGGCGCAGTTCGATCTGAATTACGAAGTCATTAAATCTGAGGTTGAGTTGAATAAAGGAAATTTCAGAGATGAACCTTCCAACTCAACAGCTAGTGGTGATGATGAGTATAGAGAGGAGGAATCTTTTTCTCAACCGAAGAAAGTTTCGGATATCAAATCCAAAACTCCGGTTTTAGATAATTTTGGTAGAGATTTAACCAAAATGGCTGAAGACGGTAAGTTAGACCCCATCGTTGGTCGCGAGAAGGAGATTGAAAGGGTTTCGCAGATCTTATCCCGCAGGAAAAAGAATAATCCAATTTTAATTGGAGAACCGGGAGTTGGTAAGTCTGCCATTGCAGAGGGATTGGCCTTGCGTATTGTTCAACGTAAAGTTTCCCGTGTGTTGTTTAACAAGCGTGTGGTAACTCTGGATCTTGCATCGCTGGTTGCCGGTACAAAATACCGTGGTCAGTTTGAAGAACGTATGAAGGCGGTAATGAACGAACTCGAGAAATCTCCGGATGTGATTTTGTTTATCGATGAGATTCACACTATAGTTGGAGCAGGTGGAGCTTCTGGCTCTTTAGATGCATCAAATATGTTTAAACCGGCTTTGGCCAGGGGAGAAATACAATGTATAGGTGCAACCACTTTAGATGAATATCGTCAGTTTATCGAAAAGGACGGGGCTTTGGATCGCCGTTTCCAAAAGGTGATGATTGAGCCAGCAACACCTGATGAAACGGTTGAGATTTTAAACAGAATTAAAGATAAGTACGAAGAGCACCATGGAGTAAATTACACAGATGAAGCAATTCAGGCTTGTGTGAATTTGACAACTAGATACATTACAGACAGATTTTTACCGGATAAAGCGATAGATGCCTTAGACGAAGCTGGTTCTCGTGTGCATTTAACGAACATTCATGTTCCTCAGAATATCATCGAAATCGAGCAGAAGATAGAAGATGTTAAGGTTGAGAAGAATAAGGTTGTTCGTAGCCAGAAATATGAGGAAGCTGCTAAACTTCGTGATACTGAGAAGAATCTTATCGAAGAATTAGAGAAAGCGAAATCTGACTGGGAAGCGGAAACGAAATCTAAAAGATATACGGTAACTGAAGATAATGTGGCGGAGGTTGTTTCTATGATGACCGGTATTCCGTTACAAAAAGTTGGACAAACAGATAGCCAAAAGTTATTGGGTATGTTTGACAAGATCAACGAGAAAATCATTGGTCAGGATGAGGCTATCAAGAAACTGAGTAAAGCTATCCAACGTACCAGAGCAGGTCTGAAAGATCCTAAGAAACCAATTGGTTCTTTCATATTCTTAGGTCCAACAGGTGTTGGTAAAACAGAATTGGCTAAGGAGCTTGCCCGTTTCATGTTCGATGCAGATGACGCTTTGATTCAAATCGACATGAGCGAGTATATGGAGAAATTCGCGGTTTCAAGACTAGTTGGTGCGCCTCCAGGATATGTTGGTTATGAAGAAGGTGGACAATTAACTGAAAAAGTTAGAAGAAAGCCTTATGCAGTAGTCTTACTCGATGAGATTGAAAAAGCGCATCCGGATGTATTCAATATCCTATTGCAAGTGTTAGATGAAGGTCAGCTGACAGACTCGTTAGGCAGAAAAGTTGATTTTAGAAATACGATCATCATTATGACTTCTAATATTGGTGCAAGACAATTGAAAGAATTTGGCCAAGGTGTAGGTTTTGCTACTTCTGCAAGAACATCACAGGCTGAGGATCATAATAAAACAGTTATTGAAACTGCTTTGAAAAGAGCTTTTGCTCCAGAGTTTTTGAACAGGATAGATGATGTGATTGTATTTAATTCTTTGGAAAAAGAAGAAATCTTCAAAATTATCGATATCGAACTGAAAGCGCTTTTCGGAAGAGTACAAGGTTTAGGTTACAAAGTTAATCTTACAGAAGCTGCTAAAGAATACATTGCCGAGAAAGGTTTTGATTCCAGTTTTGGTGCCCGTCCATTGAAAAGAGCCATTCAGAAGTTCCTTGAAGATCCGATTGCTGAGGAGATTTTGAAAGGTGAACTGAACGAAGGTGATTCGATAGAAGTGGATTACGATAAAAGTAAAGATGAAATAAAGGTAAGTTCTAAAGCTGCTAAGAAGAATAAGAAAAAAGAAGAGGAAAAGGAAAGTGGCGAATAA
- the ettA gene encoding energy-dependent translational throttle protein EttA, protein MSDEKIIFSMAGVNKIYPPQKQVLKNIYLSFFYGAKIGVIGLNGSGKSSLLKIIAGLDKSYQGEVVFSPGYSVGYLAQEPELDNTKTVKEVVEEGAKEIVDILKEYEEINEKFGLPEVYEDADAMDKLMTRQGELQDKIDAVNAWELDSKLERAMDALRCPEPDTKIATLSGGERRRVALCRLLIQQPDVLLLDEPTNHLDAESIDWLELHLQQYPGTVIAVTHDRYFLDNVAGWILELDRGEGIPWKGNYSSWLEQKAKRLSQEEKTESKRQKTLERELEWVRMAPKARHAKSKARLSNYEKLASEETKEREEKLELFIPPGPRLGNVVIEATGVSKAYGDKVLFDNLTFSLPPAGIVGIIGPNGAGKTTLFRLITGQEQPDSGTFRVGETVKLGYVDQMHHDLDPEKSVWENITGGHETMILGNRSVNSRAYVSKFNFNGADQQKKISVLSGGERNRAHLAITLKEGSNVLLLDEPTNDIDVNTLRALEEALENFGGCAVIISHDRWFLDRICTHIMAFEGDSQVYFFEGNYTEYEENRKKRLGDVAPKRIKYKKLA, encoded by the coding sequence ATGTCAGACGAGAAAATCATCTTTTCAATGGCTGGTGTAAATAAGATTTACCCACCTCAGAAACAGGTTTTAAAGAATATTTATTTATCATTTTTTTACGGTGCCAAGATCGGTGTCATCGGTCTTAACGGCTCAGGGAAATCATCTTTATTAAAAATTATTGCTGGTTTAGACAAATCTTATCAGGGAGAAGTGGTGTTTTCTCCGGGTTATTCTGTAGGCTATTTAGCTCAGGAGCCGGAACTTGACAATACCAAGACAGTAAAAGAAGTTGTTGAAGAAGGGGCTAAAGAAATAGTTGACATCTTAAAAGAGTACGAAGAAATTAACGAAAAGTTTGGCCTGCCCGAAGTTTATGAAGATGCTGATGCAATGGATAAACTGATGACGAGACAGGGAGAGCTTCAGGATAAAATTGATGCAGTGAATGCATGGGAACTGGATTCTAAACTTGAAAGGGCTATGGACGCATTACGTTGTCCAGAACCAGACACTAAAATAGCCACTTTGTCAGGTGGTGAACGCAGACGTGTGGCATTATGTCGCCTTTTAATTCAACAACCTGATGTATTGTTGTTGGACGAGCCCACCAACCACTTGGATGCGGAATCGATAGATTGGTTGGAACTGCACTTACAACAATACCCGGGAACAGTAATAGCTGTAACCCACGACAGGTATTTCCTGGATAACGTTGCCGGATGGATTTTAGAACTGGACCGTGGCGAAGGTATTCCATGGAAAGGGAACTATTCTTCCTGGTTAGAACAAAAAGCAAAACGCCTGTCTCAGGAAGAAAAAACGGAAAGCAAGCGCCAGAAAACATTAGAACGCGAATTGGAATGGGTAAGAATGGCACCTAAAGCTCGTCACGCAAAATCGAAAGCGCGTTTAAGCAATTACGAAAAACTGGCATCAGAAGAAACAAAAGAAAGGGAAGAAAAACTGGAGCTCTTTATCCCTCCAGGTCCACGATTAGGAAATGTAGTTATCGAAGCTACTGGAGTGTCCAAAGCTTATGGAGATAAAGTTCTTTTCGACAATTTGACTTTTTCTTTACCGCCTGCCGGCATCGTAGGAATTATCGGCCCGAATGGTGCAGGAAAAACCACACTCTTCAGATTAATTACTGGTCAGGAACAACCTGATTCTGGAACATTTAGAGTCGGAGAAACTGTAAAACTGGGGTATGTAGACCAAATGCATCACGATTTGGATCCTGAAAAATCGGTATGGGAGAACATCACCGGCGGACACGAGACTATGATTTTAGGAAATCGTTCGGTAAACTCGAGAGCCTATGTTTCCAAATTCAATTTCAATGGCGCCGATCAGCAGAAAAAAATTAGTGTATTATCTGGCGGTGAAAGAAACAGAGCGCATTTAGCGATTACTTTAAAAGAAGGTTCTAATGTATTATTATTGGATGAACCTACCAATGATATCGACGTAAATACATTACGGGCTCTGGAAGAAGCCTTAGAAAACTTTGGAGGCTGTGCGGTAATCATTTCCCACGACCGTTGGTTTTTAGACCGTATTTGTACACATATTATGGCTTTTGAGGGCGATTCGCAGGTTTACTTTTTCGAAGGTAATTACACCGAATACGAAGAGAACCGTAAAAAACGCCTGGGAGATGTTGCCCCTAAAAGAATCAAGTATAAAAAATTGGCATAG
- a CDS encoding aldo/keto reductase encodes MNYRLLGKTGFNISEVSLGTWQVGGKWGEKFDHSNAEKILNSAIDNGINFIDTADVYGDGESEKAVGNVVRSRSEEIFVATKCGRKFSPHINESYTVEALRKCVEYSLANMKLDVIDLIQLHCPPTEVFYRDEIFELFDRLKDEGKIRNLGVSIEKVSEGLQAMKYENVTSIQFIFNMFRQKPIDELFAAVKANNVGLIARVPLASGLLTGKFSETTNFGKDDHRFFNRNGEAFDKGETFSGVDYQLGLEAVNDLKSIFPGQELALVALKWILQFNEISCVIPGASTPAQIENNLKVEQISDLTEDQMQAVKAVYENKIKKYVHHLW; translated from the coding sequence ATGAATTATAGATTATTAGGTAAGACCGGTTTTAACATATCTGAAGTTAGCCTGGGTACATGGCAGGTTGGCGGTAAGTGGGGAGAAAAATTCGACCATTCTAATGCCGAAAAAATACTGAATTCCGCCATTGATAATGGAATCAATTTTATTGATACTGCTGATGTTTACGGTGATGGAGAGAGTGAAAAAGCCGTTGGAAATGTAGTAAGATCCAGATCGGAAGAAATTTTTGTTGCAACAAAATGCGGAAGAAAGTTCTCTCCACATATCAACGAATCTTATACTGTAGAAGCGCTGCGCAAATGTGTCGAATACTCACTCGCAAATATGAAATTGGATGTAATTGATCTTATTCAGTTGCATTGCCCACCAACTGAGGTCTTCTATAGAGACGAAATCTTCGAGCTTTTTGACAGATTGAAAGACGAAGGAAAAATCAGAAACCTGGGCGTAAGTATCGAAAAGGTATCAGAAGGGTTGCAGGCGATGAAATACGAGAATGTTACGTCAATTCAATTTATCTTCAATATGTTCAGACAGAAACCTATTGATGAATTATTTGCTGCAGTGAAAGCCAATAACGTAGGTTTAATTGCCCGTGTACCATTAGCCAGTGGATTATTAACGGGAAAATTCTCAGAAACCACTAATTTCGGTAAAGATGACCATCGTTTTTTCAACAGGAATGGAGAAGCCTTTGATAAGGGTGAAACATTTTCTGGTGTAGATTATCAACTAGGATTAGAGGCCGTTAACGATTTAAAATCTATTTTCCCTGGTCAGGAACTGGCTCTGGTAGCGTTAAAATGGATTTTACAGTTTAATGAAATCAGCTGCGTTATACCAGGCGCTTCTACTCCTGCCCAAATTGAAAACAACCTGAAGGTAGAACAGATAAGCGACCTCACCGAAGATCAAATGCAGGCTGTTAAAGCAGTTTACGAAAATAAAATCAAAAAATACGTTCATCATCTCTGGTAA
- a CDS encoding sugar MFS transporter, giving the protein MQAVEANYLSKRDTTISILIIGLLFFIFGFVSWVNAILIPYFKIACELTNFQSYLVAFAFYISYFVVSVPSSYLLKSVGFKKGMMIGFWIMAIGAFIFVPAAYTRTYEVFLLGLFSLGAGLAILQTAANPYITVLGPKERAAQRISIMGICNKGAGILAPILFAAVILKSTDGELFKQIPLMSNAEREIVLNELIRRVILPYSVVGTVLLGLGIFVLYSPLPEINTEAEDATLAESNSTKTSIFQFPHLILGALAIFLHVGTQVVAIDTIIGYASSMGIELMEAKTFPSYTLGATIIGYIIGIVTIPRFISQKNALRLCTVLGTLFTLLIIFSNGEVTILGHTTDVSIWFVVLLGLANSLVWAGIWPLALDGLGRFTKLGASIMIMGLCGNAIIPLFYGHFADIHSTRQAYWVLLPCYLFLVFYAMRGYKLKRWTIN; this is encoded by the coding sequence ATGCAGGCAGTAGAAGCTAATTATTTAAGTAAGAGAGACACTACTATTTCAATTCTAATTATTGGATTGTTATTCTTTATTTTCGGTTTTGTGTCATGGGTAAATGCTATCTTGATTCCCTATTTCAAAATCGCATGCGAATTAACCAATTTTCAATCGTACCTGGTGGCGTTCGCTTTTTATATTTCCTATTTCGTGGTATCCGTTCCATCATCCTACTTACTAAAATCTGTTGGTTTTAAAAAAGGAATGATGATTGGCTTCTGGATTATGGCCATTGGCGCATTTATATTTGTTCCCGCAGCCTATACCCGGACCTATGAAGTCTTCCTCCTTGGATTATTTTCTCTGGGCGCCGGTTTAGCTATTTTACAAACTGCAGCAAACCCTTACATTACAGTTTTGGGTCCAAAAGAAAGAGCAGCCCAACGTATAAGCATTATGGGAATTTGCAATAAAGGTGCAGGTATTTTAGCCCCAATATTATTTGCCGCCGTTATTCTAAAGTCAACCGATGGAGAATTATTCAAGCAGATTCCATTAATGTCCAACGCAGAACGTGAGATCGTATTGAATGAATTAATAAGAAGGGTTATCCTTCCGTATTCTGTTGTGGGTACAGTACTGCTTGGCCTTGGAATATTCGTATTATATTCTCCTCTTCCAGAAATCAATACAGAAGCAGAAGATGCTACATTAGCCGAATCAAACTCTACCAAAACCAGTATTTTCCAATTCCCGCATTTAATTTTAGGAGCATTAGCGATTTTTCTGCATGTAGGTACACAAGTCGTAGCAATAGACACGATTATTGGCTATGCATCTTCTATGGGAATAGAACTTATGGAAGCGAAAACTTTCCCCTCCTACACACTTGGAGCTACCATTATCGGCTACATAATAGGTATTGTGACCATACCCCGTTTCATCAGTCAAAAAAATGCGCTAAGACTATGCACCGTTTTGGGTACATTGTTTACCTTGCTTATTATTTTTTCAAACGGGGAAGTGACCATACTTGGCCATACGACAGATGTTTCTATCTGGTTTGTGGTTTTACTTGGACTGGCTAACTCTTTAGTTTGGGCCGGCATCTGGCCTTTGGCTTTGGATGGATTAGGCAGATTTACAAAATTAGGAGCTTCTATTATGATTATGGGCTTATGCGGAAATGCGATTATCCCACTTTTTTATGGCCATTTTGCGGATATCCATAGTACAAGACAGGCTTATTGGGTATTGTTGCCATGTTATCTTTTTTTAGTATTTTATGCTATGCGTGGTTATAAACTAAAAAGGTGGACCATCAACTAA
- the nagA gene encoding N-acetylglucosamine-6-phosphate deacetylase produces the protein MSKYLKIHNGDIITPYKIIKSGTILIKGSKIIDIQAGDIDIPDCESIDAGGNYISPGFIDIHVHGGGGHDFMDGTADAFLKIAEAHARYGTTALSPTTLTSEKEDLFKTLDNYEAANKSNLKGAQFIGMHLEGPYFAMSQRGAQDPRYIRNPDPAEYEEILNYSKSISRWSAAPELKGAIEFGRYLKSKGILVALAHTDAIYEEALEAFENGYSLATHFYSSMSGVTRRDAYRYAGVVEAGYLIDEMDVEIIADGIHLPAPLLKLIYKIKGPDKTALITDAMRGAGMPEGDSILGSLKNGLKVIIEGGVAKLPDKSSFAGSVATFDRLVRNMITLADVPLIEAIRMAATTPARIMGIADKKGSLNLGKDADIVLFDKDINIQRTIIQGREVFNSQTS, from the coding sequence ATGAGTAAATATTTAAAAATACATAATGGTGATATCATTACACCTTACAAAATCATTAAATCCGGCACAATTTTAATTAAGGGCAGTAAAATTATTGATATCCAGGCAGGAGATATTGATATTCCCGATTGTGAAAGTATAGATGCCGGTGGAAATTACATCTCACCAGGCTTTATAGATATCCACGTTCACGGCGGTGGCGGACATGATTTTATGGATGGCACTGCTGATGCATTCCTTAAAATTGCAGAAGCACATGCTAGATATGGCACCACTGCATTGTCTCCAACCACATTAACGAGCGAAAAAGAAGATCTTTTTAAAACACTGGATAATTATGAAGCTGCCAATAAAAGCAACTTAAAAGGTGCGCAATTTATTGGAATGCATCTGGAAGGGCCTTATTTTGCTATGAGCCAGCGTGGCGCTCAGGATCCTCGCTATATACGCAATCCGGATCCTGCTGAATATGAAGAAATTCTAAATTACTCTAAATCCATTAGCAGATGGAGCGCGGCACCGGAATTGAAAGGTGCAATAGAATTTGGACGATATCTGAAATCTAAAGGAATATTGGTTGCCCTTGCCCATACCGATGCGATTTATGAAGAAGCTCTGGAAGCTTTTGAAAATGGTTATTCACTGGCCACACATTTCTATTCGTCTATGTCTGGTGTTACCCGAAGAGATGCTTACAGGTATGCCGGAGTCGTTGAAGCAGGTTACTTGATTGATGAAATGGATGTAGAGATTATTGCCGATGGCATACATCTTCCTGCTCCCCTGCTAAAACTCATTTACAAGATAAAAGGCCCTGATAAAACCGCATTAATTACGGATGCTATGAGAGGTGCAGGAATGCCTGAAGGGGATAGTATCCTGGGAAGTTTGAAGAATGGTCTAAAAGTTATTATTGAAGGCGGAGTTGCCAAATTACCAGACAAAAGTTCTTTCGCCGGAAGTGTGGCAACTTTTGATAGATTGGTAAGGAACATGATTACGCTGGCCGATGTTCCATTGATAGAAGCTATCAGAATGGCTGCGACTACACCTGCCAGAATTATGGGGATAGCCGATAAAAAAGGTTCTTTAAATTTGGGTAAAGATGCTGATATCGTTTTGTTTGATAAAGACATTAATATCCAGCGGACTATTATTCAGGGGCGGGAGGTGTTCAACTCGCAAACCTCTTAA